A region of the bacterium HR34 genome:
GTGGTGCTTATCCTTCGCCAGTACCCTTTTGCCATATAGTTACAACAACTACTCACAAAACATTGCGTGGTCCAAGAGGGGCAATAATAATGATAACTAAAAAGGGGTTAGAAAAAGATAAAGAATTAAAGGAAAAAATTGATAGGGCGGTTTTTCCGGGGTTGCAAGGCGGCCCCCACAACAACACAACTTTAGCAATCTTACAATGTCTTTGCGAGGCAGAAACAAAAGAGTTTAAAAAATACGCAAAACAAGTTGTAAAAAACAGCAAAGTTTTAGCGCAAGAATTTAAGAAAGCAGGTTTGAAACTTGTTTGTAATGGAACAGAAAGCCATTTAATAGTTATCGATTTAAGGCCACTGAATGTATTGGGTAATGTTGCAGCAATTGCTTTAGAAAGAGCAGGTATAATAGTTAATAGCAATTCAGTGCCGCATGATCCAATGCCGCCTTTTTATCCTTCTGGGATTCGCCTTGGAACACCAGCCTTAACCACAAGAGGAATGAAAGAAAAAGAAATGAAAATTATAGCAGGTTATATAGTTGAAGTTTTAGAGGCAATAAAACATATGCAAACGCCGAGCAAAAAAGAAGAAATAAAAAATTACTTGTCAAAGTATAAAAAAGAAATAGAAAAAAACAAAAAACTTTTAGAGATTGCCAAAAAAGTTAAAAAACTTGCGTTAAAGTTTCCGATAAAATAAAATAATAGAAACGTTCGAAATT
Encoded here:
- the glyA gene encoding Serine hydroxymethyltransferase, with the translated sequence MKKIVKRLYLLEEKRQQETLQMIPSENHASKAVRECCASFFMNKYSEGYPFKRYYQGNKYVDELESLVIEKIKKIFKVEHANVQPYSGSPANSAVLFGLLNYGDKIMGLKLSAGGHLTHGHSNITFSGRFFKSVQFDVNERGFIDYDEVERLALKEKPKLLIIGTTSYPMKLDWERFGKIADKIKAYFVADIAHVAGLVTGGAYPSPVPFCHIVTTTTHKTLRGPRGAIIMITKKGLEKDKELKEKIDRAVFPGLQGGPHNNTTLAILQCLCEAETKEFKKYAKQVVKNSKVLAQEFKKAGLKLVCNGTESHLIVIDLRPLNVLGNVAAIALERAGIIVNSNSVPHDPMPPFYPSGIRLGTPALTTRGMKEKEMKIIAGYIVEVLEAIKHMQTPSKKEEIKNYLSKYKKEIEKNKKLLEIAKKVKKLALKFPIK